The sequence GCGGAGGACGCGCCCAACAGCGCCATTGACGACGCGTTGGCGCGCATCCTCGGCAATCCGCCCGCGGCCGAGTGCCCGATCATGGTGCTGCTGGTCGACGATCAGGCGATCATCGCCGAGGCGGTTCGCCAGGCGCTGGCCGGCGAAGGGAGCGTGGACTTCCACTATTGCGCGTCGCCTGAAGAGGCGGTGCGCTGCGCCGCGGAAACCCGCGCGACGGTAATCCTGCAAGACCTCGTGATGCCCGGCACCGACGGCCTCACCCTCGTGCGTCAATACCGGCAAAATCCGGCGACGCGCGATATTCCGATCATCGTGCTGTCGACCAAGGAAGAGCCGCTGGTGAAAAGCGCGGCCTTTGCTGCGGGCGCCAATGACTACCTCGTGAAGCTGCCGGATCGCATCGAGTTGATCGCACGGATTCGCTATCACTCGCGCTCGTATCTGAATCTGCTACAGCGCGACGAGGCCTATCAGGCGCTGCGCCAGTCGCAACAGCAGTTGCTCGCGACCAATCTGGAATTGCAGCGGCTCACGCATTCGGATGGGCTAACGGGTTTGTCGAATCGCCGTTATCTCGATCAGTACCTCGCCGCCGAATGGCGTCGCGGCACACGCGACAAGACCGCGCTCGGCTTTTTGATGATCGATGTGGATAACTTCAAGGCCTACAACGACACCTATGGCCATGTTGCCGGCGACGAAGTGCTTAAACGCGTCGCACACACCGTCGAGTCGTGTCTGGGACGTTCGCCCGATCTCGCGGCGCGCTTCGGCGGTGAAGAGTTCGCGGTGGTGTTGCCGGGAACGTCGTCGGGTGGCTTGCGGTTGCTGGCCGAGAAAATCCGCCTGGCGATCGAGGGGCTGGGGATTCCGCATGCAGGATCGGCCGCAGGCGTCGTGACGATCAGCGTCGGTGCGGCGAACATCGTGCCGTCCGCAGCGGAACCGGTGACGACGCTGATCGAAGCCGCCGATGTGGGGCTCTATCGGGCGAAACGGGATGGGAAGAATCAGGTGGCGGTGAGCGGCTGATTGCTTGAGCTGCCGTTCGGTTCAAGCACCACGCGTTGTAACAGATGTAGTGGACAATATCGCCGACAGCAGCTTCACCTTGACCGTACCGCAACCCGAGAGGACGCGTGATGAACTACGACGACAGCAATCCCTTCGCGAAGATTCTGCGCGGCGAACTACCCTGCATCAAAGTGGCGGAAAGCGACGCCGCGCTGGCCTTCATGGACCTGATGCCGCAAGCCGACGGCCACGTGCTGGTCGTGCCGAAAGAAGCGGCGGTTGAAATTTTCGAGTTGTCGGATGCCTCGACGGTGGCCTGCATGCGCATGACGCAAAAGCTCGCCATCGCCGTTCGCGCGGCGCTACGCCCCGACGGCGTGTTCATCGGACAGTTCAACGGTGCCGCGGCGGGACAAACGGTGCCGCATGTGCATTTTCACGTGATCCCGCGCTGGGAAGGACAGCCCCTGCGCATGCATGCGCGCGATGTCGCCGATGCCGCCACGCTCGAAGCGCTGGCCACGCGTATCCGCGACCATTGGCGCGCCGACTGACACCGGGCGAGGCCCAACTGGTCACGCCCCGTAATATGTGTAATGGCCGGTGAAACCAGCAGAACGCGCTGTACGGCTAGACTGGCGTCTGCCTTGTACCCGCAAGGCATTGAGTGTGGATCTCTTTTTAGCCTGCCCGAAACGGCAGGCTTTTTTATTTGCGGATCTCATTGGCTCGCGAACGGCCCTCGCCTCACAGCGACGCGCGCAGCACGACGATCAATGCAGGCGACCCAATGACTCAAACCCGAGGCCGCGAGCGGCGCAGCGGATGCCGCCAGTCAATGCGGCGAGGTCTCGCGTACAGGGGCTCCGTGTGGTCGTGCAAATGCCGATGTTCTTGCCACAATTCGTCAGAGAAAAGAAACGCGACGATAAGCAGCGGGATGACCAGAAAAGCGCCTAATATCAAGTGCTCGATCACGGTAGCCTCCATCGCAAGAGCCTGATTTCATTGTAGAGCACCGCATGTGCCCGCACGGTGCCGCGCCCCTCACAAATTTGCGATAAGCAGCCTGCGACAATGCGACGCCCCACCCTCGCCGAACCCGCGCGGCGCCTCGCCCTTTGTAAGAACGCGCTGCGCCGGACCGAGGCGTTGCAAGAACTCCCCGCGCTGAGCCCGGACTAACAGGAACGGCAAGCTGGGGCTCTCACACTGAGCTTGCGCACTCAAACCAATAATTCTGAAGGGGAATCCAATGACTATCGAACGCAGCAGCGAACTGACCCTGCGCCCACTCGAGCGCACCGATCTGCGCTTCGTCCACGAGGTGAACAACAACGCAAAGATCATGCGTTACTGGTTCGAAGAGCCTTATGAAACGTTCTCTGAACTGACCCAGTTGTACGACCAGCACGTGCACGATCTGCGCGAGCGCCGCTTCGTGGCGATCGACAACTCGGGCGAAACCGTCGGCGTCGTCGAGTTGATCGAGCTGGACTATATCCACCGGCGCGGCGAGTTCCAGATCATCATCGCGCCGCAGGCCCAGGGCCGCGGCTATGCCACCGTCGCCACACAGCTCGCGATCGACTACGCGTTTTCGGTGCTGAATCTGCGCAAGGTCTACCTGATCGTCGACAAGTCGAATACCGCTGCCATCCACATCTATGAGAAGTGTGGTTTCCGGCACGAGGCCGAGTTGATCGAGGAGTTTTTCGGCAATGGCCGTTATCACAATGCGTTGCGCATGTGCATGTTCCAGTCCGAGTTTTTCAAGGCCAACGAGCACGGCGAGTGACCCCAGCCTACGTCGCCCAGGCACGCCATGTTGCGTCGCCTGGCAGACCTGGCACCGTTTATCTTCTGCACATACACCGTTATTTCGTGATTTTTGATTAGTCGGATGAATGACTTTGTGTGCGATGCACCAAATGCGCCCGATGATTGTATTAATTCACTTAATTGGTGCCCCTCGTTTACGCCAATACGCACCGCAAAGCTTTACTGGTTAAAGCGGTGCGCCCTGCCCGTCTTTTAGTTATCCGTTTCAATCCGCCCTGTTTAAGCTGCTGCTTAAGGTTTAAGCAGGTGCGACAGGTGGTGCGACAATTCGCCGCTGTTGCGACCGCACACAAGATGTGCTTGTCGTTCTCTCGCGTTCTCCTAAAGTGCAAGGTGCGGGTTCGACGTTAAAGTTAAATACATAGCTAACCTGAGTAATTCAACCCGCACCGGAGGAAAATATGAGAATGCGAATCGCCCTTGTTTTCGCCATTGCGGGTTTGGCTGCCGCTTCTGTTCAGGCGCAAGACTCCATGGTCAAGCCGCAGCAAACGATCCAGTTCAAGGCCAATGCGTATGGCTGCCTGTCGAAGGATAAACTCGACGCTGCCGATCAACATGCGCAAGCCGGCGAACAGCA comes from Burkholderia sp. GAS332 and encodes:
- a CDS encoding response regulator receiver modulated diguanylate cyclase, which translates into the protein MDTSKPHQNATAPALAEHDANAQAYAEDAPNSAIDDALARILGNPPAAECPIMVLLVDDQAIIAEAVRQALAGEGSVDFHYCASPEEAVRCAAETRATVILQDLVMPGTDGLTLVRQYRQNPATRDIPIIVLSTKEEPLVKSAAFAAGANDYLVKLPDRIELIARIRYHSRSYLNLLQRDEAYQALRQSQQQLLATNLELQRLTHSDGLTGLSNRRYLDQYLAAEWRRGTRDKTALGFLMIDVDNFKAYNDTYGHVAGDEVLKRVAHTVESCLGRSPDLAARFGGEEFAVVLPGTSSGGLRLLAEKIRLAIEGLGIPHAGSAAGVVTISVGAANIVPSAAEPVTTLIEAADVGLYRAKRDGKNQVAVSG
- a CDS encoding histidine triad (HIT) family protein, whose product is MNYDDSNPFAKILRGELPCIKVAESDAALAFMDLMPQADGHVLVVPKEAAVEIFELSDASTVACMRMTQKLAIAVRAALRPDGVFIGQFNGAAAGQTVPHVHFHVIPRWEGQPLRMHARDVADAATLEALATRIRDHWRAD
- a CDS encoding diamine N-acetyltransferase, which translates into the protein MTIERSSELTLRPLERTDLRFVHEVNNNAKIMRYWFEEPYETFSELTQLYDQHVHDLRERRFVAIDNSGETVGVVELIELDYIHRRGEFQIIIAPQAQGRGYATVATQLAIDYAFSVLNLRKVYLIVDKSNTAAIHIYEKCGFRHEAELIEEFFGNGRYHNALRMCMFQSEFFKANEHGE